From the Streptomyces nodosus genome, the window GCGCATCGAAGGCCTCGCGCGGGTACCCGCGCACGGACCGGCGATCATCGCCGGCAACCATCTCTCCTTCGCGGACCACTTTCTGATGCCCGCGATCCTCAAGCGGCGCATCACCTTCCTCGCCAAGGCCGAGTACTTCACCGGGCCGGGCCTCAAGGGCCGTCTCACCGCCGCGTTCTTCCGCAACGCCGGCCAGATCCCGGTGGACCGCTCCAGCAAGGACGCCGGACAGGCCGCGATCCGCGAGGGCCTCGGCGTACTGCGCAAAGGCGAACTGCTCGGGATCTATCCGGAGGGCACCCGCTCCCCCGACGGCCGCCTCTACAGGGGCAAGGTGGGCGTCGCGGTGCTGGCGCTCGAGGCCGGGGTCCCGGTGATCCCCTGCGCGATGATCGGCACCTTCGAGGCCCAGCCGCCGGGCCAGGTACTCCCCCGGGTCCGCCCGGTGGTCATCCGCTTCGGCGAGCCCCTGGAGTTCTCCCGCTACGCCGGCATGGAGAAGGAGAAGGCCGTGCTGCGCGCGGTCACCGACGAGATCATGTACGCCGTGCTGTCGCTCTCCGGGCAGGAGTACGTCGACCGGTATGCGGCGGACGTCAAGGCGGAGGAGGCCGGGCAGCAGACCGACAGGGCCCGCAGACTCCCCCGCCTGCCGTTGAGTTGAGACGGACGACGACAGGGGCGGCCGGGCATCCGGCCGCCCCTGTGGTGCTGTGGATCGGTGGCTACGGCTTGGGCGTGGCGTGCGGTGCGCACGTCACATCGGCCGCGTCCGTCCTGCCGGTCAGCAGATAGGTGTCCACCCGGTCGTTGATGCAGGGGTTGACCAGGCTGGTCACACCGTGGGAGCCGGCGTCCTTCTCGATGATCAGGCGGGAGCCCTTGAAGCGCTTGTGCAGTTCGACCGCGCCGGGGAAGGGCGTCGCGGCGTCACGCGTGGACTGCACGATCAGTACGGCGGGCAGGCCCTTGCCGGTCTTGACGTTCAGCGGCGTCCCCTGCTTGACCGGCCAGGTGGCGCACGGCAGGTTCATCCATGCGTTGGCCCAGGTCATGAACGGGTAGTCCTTGTGGAGTCGGGTGTTGTCCCGGTCCCAGGTCTGCCAGTTCGTGGGCCACTTGGCGTCGGTGCACTCGACGGCCGTGTAGACGGCGTTGCCGTTCTCCTCGGAGATGTTGCCCGCCGTGTCCGACGGGTCGGGGGAGGCCGCGTCGATCAGCGCCTGGGTGTCCCCGGCGACGTACCGGCTGAAGACGGTGGCGACCGGCGCCCAGGAGGAGTCGTAGTACGGGGCGCTCTGGAAGAACCCGATCAGCTCGTTCGGGCCGACCACTCCACCGAGCGGCTTCTTCTTCGCGGCGGCGCGCAGTTCGAGCCACTTGGCCTCCACCGCGGCCCGGGTGGTGCCCAGGTGGAAGGTGGCGTCGTTGGCGGCGACCCAGTCCTCCCAGTCCTTCCAGCGGCCGTCGAAGGCGACGTCCTGGTCGAGGTTGGCCTGGTACCAGATCTTGTCCCGCGACGGGTTGACGACGCTGTCGACGACCATGCGGCGGACGTGGTCCGGGAAGAGGGTGCCGTAGACGGCGCCGAGGTAGGTGCCGTACGAGACGCCCAGGTAGTTGATCTTCTTCTCGCCGAGGGCGGCACGGATGACGTCCAGGTCCCGCGCGGTGTTCGGCGTGGTCATCTGCTCCAGCATCGCCCGGCCGGTGCGCCGGGCGCAGCCCTCCGCGTAGGCACGGGCGAGCTTGCGCTGGGCGAGCTTGTCGGCCTCGGAACCCGGGACCGGGTCCGCCTTGGGCGCCTGCACGAACTCCTGCGGGTCCTGGCAGGAGATGGGCGCCGAGTGGCCGACACCGCGCGGGTCGAAGCCGACGAACTCGTACGCCTTCGCCACGTTGGCCCAGACCGCGCTCTTGTTGGTGACCCGGGTCGGGAAGCGGAGGCCGGAGCCGCCGGGGCCACCCGGGTTGTAGACGAGGGCGCCCTGGCGCTCCTGCTTGGTTCCCGTGTTCCCGATGCGGTCGACGGCCAGCTTGAGCTGCTTGCCGTCCGGGTGCGCGTAGTCGAGCGGGACGCTGACCCAGCCGCACTGGATGGGCTTCACCAGCCCCCAGTCGGCCGGGCAGTCCTGCCAGTCGATCCCCTTCTTGGCGGCCCGTTCCGCGGCGACCGCCACACCGCGGGCCTCCTGGTTCTTGCCCTGGCCCGAGTCGGCGGTGGCCGACGGCGCCGCCACGGCGCCGGCTATCAGGGTCGCCGTGACCAGCACCCCCGCGGCGCCGAGCGCGGTCGTCCGTCGCGTCGGTCTGATTCCCCTCAAGAGGGACCTCCCCGTACATCGTTGCGATTGGTACGGGGATCCTTGCGGCTGTGAGGTCCCTGAGAACAGGGGGAACTTGACTTTCTTTGCCAATCCGATAACCGGTACACCCCTGCCCGTTGAGCGGGGCAGGTACGGCGCACCTTTTCCGACACCTCGATCGTCTTCCGGCTGTACCGATGTTCTGCGCAGTGGTGCACGTGCCGTGTGGTGGCTCCCCGAGCGTCAGGCGCTCCGATTCGCCGTCACGACCGAGCCCCGGCACGCCTGGAAAAGACGTACCGGGGCCCGGTCGGATCGTCGCCGCTCCAACCGGCGGACGCCGGCGGCGGCTTCGGGGTCAGCGGCGGCACTCCTGGTGGGCCGGGCGCCAGACGCGGGTCCAGTAACCGGCGTGCCTGTGGTGGTTCCGGTCCCGGTACTCCGGGTGCCACTGACGGTCCCAACGGCCCGGCACCCATGTGCAGCGACGCGGCACCGGCGTGTGGTGGTACTGGCGCCCCACCGGAGCGTGGTGGTACCGCGACCCCGCCGGCGCGTGGTGGTACTGCGACCCCGCCGGTGCACGGTGGTGCTGCGACGCCGCCGGCACATGGTGGTCGTGCGGCGCGGCCGAGGCGGTGCCGACCGTGCCGACGACCGCACCCGCGGCCAGGGCCACCGTCGCCGCGCCCAGGGCCGCAGCCCTCTTCAATCCGTTGATCACGTTCAGGCCTTTCCGTACGAGCCGGGACTTTCGCCCCGTCACTTCCCGGACCGGTTTGCCCGGGGACACGTCGATCCTCCCCCTTCGACGCCCCCAAATCCCCGAAAAGCACCGCCTGTTACGAAATGCCGACGGATTCCTCATTCAGCACAAATAGTCCTATAAACGCATCAGGCATAGTGCAGCATCAGCCGACTTCACAGCGATCAACACGTGCCCCGAACCGGTCGGATCGGACGCGAGCCCGTCAGGACGCGTCGGGCCCCCGATGCTCGGCCGCGATACCGAAGCGGTGTCGCCCGGGCTGGACCGAAGGGGCCTCATGGACGCCGGAGACCGAGCTGATCACCTGCTCCTGGGCGGCGTCCAGCTCGGCGAGCCGCTCGAGGTCCGCGGCGGAGACCAGGGCGACGAGGGGCTTGCCGTGCCGCGTCACGACGACCCGCTCGCCGCCGTACACCACGCGGTTGATCAGGTCGGCGAGCTCAGCCCTGGCGTGCGTCACCGAAATCTCGTAGGCCATGTGCTCCAGCTTAGACCGGCGGTTCCCCGCGCCAATGGAACGTACATCCTGTACATTTTTTATAGGAGCGATTCCCAAGGAGGCGCATGCCATGAATCGACCGTCCGCCCGCCATGTCCTGCCCGAGCTCACCGAACACACCGGCTACGGGCAGCGGACCCTCGACCCGTACTCCAAGCTGCTGGACGAGCGGATCGTGTTCCTGGGGACACCCGTCGACGACACCTCGGCGAACGATGTGATGGCACAGTTCATGCACCTGGAATATCTGGCCCCGGACCGGGACATCTCGCTGTACATCAACTCCCCCGGCGGCTCCTTCAGCGCCATGACCGCCGTCTACGACACCATGCGCTACGTCGGCTGCGACGTGGAGACGGTCTGCCTCGGCCAGGCCGCGTCCACCGCGGCGGTGCTGCTCGCCGGGGGCACACCGGGCAAGCGGTTCGCGCTGCCGGGGGCACGGGTGCTGATCCGCCAGCCGGCCCTGACGGAACCCGTCCAGGGGCAGGCCAGCGATCTGGCCATCCAGGCGGCGGAGTTGGCCCGGACCCGGGAGAACCTGGAGGAGATGCTCGTCCGGCACACCGGGCAGAGCCCCGAGCGGATCGCCGCCGACATCGAGCGGGACACCATCCTGGACGCACCGGCGGCGGTGAGGTACGGGCTGATCGACGGCATCATCCCGAGCCGCAAGGCGTCCAACACCGCACCCGGCGCGAGGTGAGCCGCCGATGCTGCCACCGGAACCACCCCCGCT encodes:
- a CDS encoding lysophospholipid acyltransferase family protein, encoding MFYQLLKHIVLGPWLRLVFRPRIEGLARVPAHGPAIIAGNHLSFADHFLMPAILKRRITFLAKAEYFTGPGLKGRLTAAFFRNAGQIPVDRSSKDAGQAAIREGLGVLRKGELLGIYPEGTRSPDGRLYRGKVGVAVLALEAGVPVIPCAMIGTFEAQPPGQVLPRVRPVVIRFGEPLEFSRYAGMEKEKAVLRAVTDEIMYAVLSLSGQEYVDRYAADVKAEEAGQQTDRARRLPRLPLS
- a CDS encoding alpha/beta hydrolase, yielding MRGIRPTRRTTALGAAGVLVTATLIAGAVAAPSATADSGQGKNQEARGVAVAAERAAKKGIDWQDCPADWGLVKPIQCGWVSVPLDYAHPDGKQLKLAVDRIGNTGTKQERQGALVYNPGGPGGSGLRFPTRVTNKSAVWANVAKAYEFVGFDPRGVGHSAPISCQDPQEFVQAPKADPVPGSEADKLAQRKLARAYAEGCARRTGRAMLEQMTTPNTARDLDVIRAALGEKKINYLGVSYGTYLGAVYGTLFPDHVRRMVVDSVVNPSRDKIWYQANLDQDVAFDGRWKDWEDWVAANDATFHLGTTRAAVEAKWLELRAAAKKKPLGGVVGPNELIGFFQSAPYYDSSWAPVATVFSRYVAGDTQALIDAASPDPSDTAGNISEENGNAVYTAVECTDAKWPTNWQTWDRDNTRLHKDYPFMTWANAWMNLPCATWPVKQGTPLNVKTGKGLPAVLIVQSTRDAATPFPGAVELHKRFKGSRLIIEKDAGSHGVTSLVNPCINDRVDTYLLTGRTDAADVTCAPHATPKP
- a CDS encoding type II toxin-antitoxin system Phd/YefM family antitoxin; its protein translation is MAYEISVTHARAELADLINRVVYGGERVVVTRHGKPLVALVSAADLERLAELDAAQEQVISSVSGVHEAPSVQPGRHRFGIAAEHRGPDAS
- a CDS encoding ATP-dependent Clp protease proteolytic subunit, translating into MNRPSARHVLPELTEHTGYGQRTLDPYSKLLDERIVFLGTPVDDTSANDVMAQFMHLEYLAPDRDISLYINSPGGSFSAMTAVYDTMRYVGCDVETVCLGQAASTAAVLLAGGTPGKRFALPGARVLIRQPALTEPVQGQASDLAIQAAELARTRENLEEMLVRHTGQSPERIAADIERDTILDAPAAVRYGLIDGIIPSRKASNTAPGAR